TTTTACAACGTCGAGGGGGAGTTCATCCTGATCTTCCAGTCGATCGCGTCTCCCGAGCTAAATGCGTACTTCACGTCGATCTACGTCTACGGCTACACGTTCCTGCTCATCTTTCCGGTCATCGCGTACTTCACGCTCTCCGATACGCGGATATTCCGCCGGTTGCTGGCGGCCTACGCGCTCAACTACGCGATCGGGCTCGTCCTCTACATCTTCATCATCGCCTACGGGCCCCGAAACCTGATGCCCGCGGAGGTCGCGCCGACGATGCTGTACGATACCAATCCGCAATATCAGTATCTCACCCGCGAGGTCAACAGCAACACCAACGTCTTTCCGTCGCTGCACACGTCGCTGTCGGCGACCGTCGCCGCGTTCGCGACGATGACGCGGTCGGAGTTCCCGAAGTGGTTCCCCGTCGCGGTCGTGCTTGCAGCCAGCGTCGCGATTTCGACGATGTACCTCGGAATCCACTGGGGGATCGACGTGACCGCCGGCCTGGTGCTCGCGGCCGCCTGTGTCGTCCTCTCGGACCACCTCATCGGCCGCTGGTCGATCTCGGAACTGTTCGAAGATCACGTCCACCGGATCGAGGATCGGCTTCCCTGGCCGAAGCGAGACGACTGACCGCCGACCGACGACGGGACCGGCCTCGGCCCGTCGACGGCCGCAATCGCGAGCCAGTGTCGAGACGCATCGATATTTCTACGGGCTCGAGCGGAGCACAATACTGTTATATCGTGGCTCTGCAACTATGAGAAACGAACGAAATGAACGGGAGACGGGCCGCCCAGAACCGCAGGAGTCGCAAAAGTGACGACGGGACCCTGAACCGGCGGGCGATGCTGGCAGCGACGGCCGGGCTGACGGTCTCGAGCAGCGGTTGCCTTCGGCAGGTCCGGGAGATCGTCCTCCCGAACAACGTCAAGCAGCTCTCGCTGTCCATCACGACGCTTCCGGCGGACGCGGATCGGGAGAGCGTCCGGATCGCCCGTCAGCTCGAGGAGAACTTCAAGGCCGTGGGGATCGACGTCTCGCGCGACATCCGTTCGGAGATCGACTTCCGGCGGACGGTGCTCTACAACCACGATTTCGACATCTGGATCGGGCGTCATCCGGGCGGAACCGACCCCGACTACCTCTACGAGGCGCTGTACTCCCGATTCACCGACGAGTCTGGATGGCAGAACCCGTTCGGGTTCACCAACCAGAACGTCGACGAACTCCTGGAAGCGCAACGTCGCGCGGAAGGCGAGGAGCGTCGCAAGGCCGTCACGGAGGTGCTCGAGGCGATCGCGTCCGAACAACCGCTCGTCCCGATCTGTGTCCCCGAAGAACACCGCATGGTCAACGCGGATCGGTTCGACGGCTGGGAAGACGGCCACCTCGCGACGCGACACGGCTATCTCGGCCTCGATCCGGACGTGGACGTCGAGTCGCTCGGCGTCGCACACACGGACGCCAGACCGACGGAGAACCTCAATCCGATCGCGACCGACTACCGTGGTCGCGGAACGATCACCGACCTGTTGTACGATTCGCTGGGAACGCAGGACGGGACCGGCGCGATCCAGCCGTGGCTGGCGCGGTCCTGGGAGTGGGACGGGGACACGGCCGACGTTCGCCTCCGACCGGACTGCGAGTTCCACGACGGGGTCCCCGTGACCGCCGAAGACGTCGCGTTCACGTATCGGTTCTTGCAGGACGTCTCGCTCGGGAACCACGAAGCGCCGTCGCCCGCGCCCCGCTATCGAGGGCAGATCGACGCCGTCGAGGCGGTCGACATTCGCCGGGACGATCGGCTCGAGATAACCGTCGATACGAACCAGACGGTCGGTGAGCGTGCGTTCCTCGTGCCCATCCTTCCGGCCCACGTCTGGCGCGAGCGGACGAACGACGTCATAGGGCCGGGCGGTCCCACGATCGCCCAGGGGACCACGCAGGCGATCGTCGCGGATAACATGCCGCCCGTCGGGAGCGGGCCCTTCCAGTTCGCAGACGCGACCGAAGGCGACCGACTCGAACTCGAACGCCACGAGATGCATTTCACGCGGCGAACGACCGACGAACTCCCCGAACCGACGATCGACGAGTGTACGTTCGCGATCCATCCGGGCAGCGCCGGTGCAGCGCGGGTCGTCGCGGACGGCAGCGCGGACGTGACGAGTCTGCCCCTCGATACGAACGTCCTCGGCGATATCGACGAGTCCGGCAGCGGTCAGTTGCGCGAGTCGACGTCGTGGACCTTCTACGTGCTCGGGTTCAACGCGCGCAAAGCGCCGTTTAACAACTACCGGTTCCGGCGACTGATCGCGCAGTTGATCGACAAACAGTGGCTGACAGACGAGATCTTCTACGGCCACGCTCGCCCCGTCGCGACCCCCGTTACCGAGGAGTGGGTGCCCGAGAGTCTCGAGTGGGACGACCACGACCCCAAAACGCCGTTTCTGGGCGCTGACGGGGATGTCGACGTCAGGGCGGCCCGCTCCGCGTTCGAAGACGCCGGCTTTCGGTACGACGATCGAGATCGACTCCGCGTCAGACACGAGAATTGAGCGCGGCGACAGCCGCGCGCGTCACGACCGCCGCCGCGGTATCCACGTCGCTGCACGCGAGACGAAAGCAGCAAAAACGAGTCGAACGGCCGAACGGCCGTTACTGGTCCTCGAGCGCGTCGGCGATGCGCTTCAGCGCGCGGGTCTGGTCGCGCATTTCGTCGCGAAGCTGTCGGACCTCGCGGACGAGTTCCTCGTTGCTCTCGTCCTGCCCGCCGGCACCGGGACCGCCGGGGCCAGCGCCCGGACCGCCGCCCATCATGCCGCCCATCATCTGTGCGAACGGGTTGCCGCCGCCCATGCCGCCGGGGCCGCCGGGGCCGCCACCGCCGCCGCCGAACGGACTCTCCGGGGGTTCTCCCTCGCCGTCGCCCTCTTCGGCTCGCTTCTCGCGGATCTCCTCGACTCGTTCGCGGAACGATTTCTCCTCGCTGTCGTCGCCTGCGTCTTCGTCGGGGGAGTCGTTTTCGTCCGTCATACCATCGGATTCTGTAGCGTCGGGGAAAAGGGTTGCCATGTTTCGGATACCCGTTCGTCGGCCCCTGCTTGCAGAAGACGGACCCGGAACGAGCCGGTATCGTCCGTATGGCCGACGATCCGACCGACCGAGAGCCGATCGTCAGCGAGGGACCGTTCGCGATCGTCGACGCGAGCGACGACGAGCCGGCGGCGTATCGACTCGTCTCGAGGGCCACCGACCCGGCCGACGCGGCCGAGCGCCGGCCCGGCATTCCGATCGACGATACCGAAATCGACGATCTCGCAGCCGTCGTCTCGCGGCTGCGGGGGCTGAAGACGGACGTAGCGGAGTCGCCGGAGCCGGCCGAGCTGACCTGCCACGAGTGCGGCACGGCGTGGACCTACACCGGGTCGGACGAACACGCGTCGTGCCCGAACTGCGAGACCGAGGTTCCCGTCGAAGGGATCGGCCCGTAGCCCCCGCGTGAGCAATCCGCGACGGGACCGGCGATCGCGGACGGCGGGGCCGGCTACGGCGACCCGAACGATCCCAGCGACGACTGGAGGTCCCTGTCCGTCGGGCCCGCCTCGAGGTCGTGGCCGACGAGATCGCGCATGTCGACGGCGTAGGTCGTCCCGCCGTTGGCGAGGACGAGGAGTCGCCCCTTGACGCCGACGACCGTCCCCGAGGCGATCGTCTCGCGGACCGGCCGAGCCTCGAGGTCGAGTCCGTAATCGAGGGCGAACTGGTCGATGACGTCGAACGCCGCGAGGACGGACTCCCAGCCGTCCGCGTCGACGTCGGCCGCCAGCGCAGCGACTTTCTGGCCGGTTCGAACGCGATCGACCAGTCGCGTCGCGATCTCGGCCTCGAGTTCCCGCGCGATTCGGCCGTTCGAGACGGTGTGGACGTGGGCCGCGCGGTCGGCGCCCTGCTCGCACAGACGGGTCTCGAGCCGGCGGTGCTTCGTGACCCCGACCTTGAACGTGTCGGGGGCGAACGCCGCGATGTAGACGGCGTGCGCCTCGTAACAGTCCATCTCGTCTTTCAGGCAGGTCCCCGTACAGCGGGCACACACCCACGTATTCGTGTGGTAGTCGCAGTAGGGCGCTGTCGATCGCTCGCAGGAGACGTGCTCGCCGTCGTCGATGGTGCCGGCGCAGTGGCGCTCCCCGAGCGAGTACGCGAGGTCGTCACCGGACTCGAGCGGGTGGCGGTCGACGCCACCGCTGCCGTCGCTCATCAGCAGCGCCGCCCCGCGACCGCTCGGTTCGTAACCGACCAGTTGCACGCCCGCAAGTTCGTGTCCGGGACAAATAGACGTAGCGCTCTCGACTATCGTCGACACTCGTCGACAGGGACCGGGTAACGGTTACTACGAACGGATACATACCGGTGGGACGGTGACAGATCCGTTCTGTTCCTAAATTACTCGAATTTATATAAATTATATAAGATATTGTATCGGTGCCGTGAGGAATGAACCGCAGGTATGACGGAACGACACACCGGCGGACGAGACGAGTCGACGACGAACGATCGGCGGACGTTCCTCCAGGCGATCGGGCTGGTCGCGGCGTCGTCCGGCCTCGTCGGAACCGCGAGCGCGGACCCCGGACGGGACGGTATCGACGGCTCGAACGATGGCGGGGACGGCGGCGGTCTCGTCCCGCTCACGCACGGCGTCGCGGTGGGCGACGTTACCGCGACCACCGCGACCGTCTGGGCACGCGCGGACCGCGACGCGACCGTTCACGTCGCGTACAGCCACGACCAGGGGTTCGACGGCGTCGGCTACGATCGGACGGCGGTCGACGTCGAGACCGATCACACCGGCCACGTCAGACTCGAGGAACTCGAGTCCGGGACCCGGTATCGCTATCACGTCTGGGCCACGCGGGCGGCGGAGACGTACCGGCCCCTGGACGACCGAGACGACGGACGCGGCCCCCGCGGCGAAGCGGAACGCGGCGACCACAGCGGCGACGAGTCGATCGAAGCGTTGCTTCCCGATGCCGTCGAAAGCGGGACGTTCGTCACAGCGCCGGCCCCCGACGAGGAGGAGCGCGTCACGTTCGCCTGGAGCGGCGACACGTGGGGGTACGGGGACGACCCCGTCGAGCCGCCGTTCCCCGGACTACAGACGATCGCACAGCGAGAACCGGACTTCTTCCTCTATCACGGGGACACGATCTACGCCGACGCGCAGACGCCGGCCGGGAAGATCACCGCGAACACCCCTCTCGACGAGGCCCTCGAGATCTACCGGGACAAGTACAAGGAGATGCGCGATCCCCCCGAAGAGATCGCGGAACGGACGAATCTACAGGAACTGCTCGAGACGACGTCGGTGTACACCGTCTGGGACGACCACGAGGTCATCAACAACTTCGCCGGGCCGATCGAGCCGTTGATGCCCGAGGGGCGGCGGGCCTTCCGCGAGTACTGGCCGCTCGACCGGGACGACGAGGCCGAACCCGGCGAGTCGAACCGATTCTACGATTCGTTCCGCTGGGGGAAACACGTCGAACTGTTCGTCATCGACACCCGCCAGTATCGCGATCCGAACGTCGAACTCGGCACGAAGACGCTGCTGGGTCGCGAGCAACTCGAGTGGCTGAAGGGCGCGCTCGCCGACTCCGACGCGACGTGGAAGCTGCTCGCCTCGCCGGCCCCGCTGGGGTATCCGTCCGACTCGTGGGCGACCCCTGCGGATCGAACCGGCTACGAGGGGGAACTGCTCGAGCTCGTCGAATACGTCCGGACGGAGTCGGTCTCGAACCTCGTCGTCGTCGCCGGCGACGTCCACAAGTCGGTCGTAGGAGGGTACGATCCCGACGACGACGGTACGTTCGAGTTCGTCGAAGCCATCGCCGGGCCGCTCGGCGCGCCGGCGGGCGAACCCGACGACCTCTATCCGGCCCTCAATCCGACCGAGTTCTTCGCGAAGGGCGAGTACACCAACTTCGGCACCGTCGACGTCGACGAATCGGGCGAAACGCTGACGGTCGGTATCTACGACGAGCGGGGTACCGAGCAGTTCACCAAGACGTTCCACGCCGACGAGATCAACGCGGGGGACGGCCCGGAACCGCCGAGTCGCATCGAGAGCACGTTCGACGAGGACGGCGACGGCTGGCTCATCTCGCAAAACGGCGGAAGCAACCGTCCCGTCTACCGTGCGACTGGCGGCAATCCCGGCGGCCACGTCAGCGACGAGGAGAATCAGGGTGGTGTCGCCTGGTACTACCAGGCCCCGTTCAAGTTCCTCGGCGACCGCGAAGCGTTCTACGGCGGCACCCTCTCCTTCGATCTTCGACAGGCGCGGAGCGACCGGCAGTTCGACGCCGACCCCGTCGAGGGAGGAGACGTCCTGCTCGCGAGCGGTGACACGAAACTCGTCTACGAGTTTCGCGGCCCCGAGAGCACGCCGGGCGAATCGTGGACGGCCTTCGAGGTGCCGCTGTCGGCCGACGCCACCTGGATCGATCTGACGAGTCGAGACCCGATCGCGACCGAAGCGACGTTCCGCGCCGTCCTCGCCGAGCTGGACACCCTCCGAATCCGTGGCGAGTACCGGGCGGGCGACGACACGAGCTACCTCGACAACGTCGTCCTCTCCCGGTAGGCTCGCGTCTCGGGTTCGTTTCCGCACCGATATGGCAAAGATCTATCAGCGGCGGGGACAACACTCGAGCCATGACGCTCGACGGATCGCTCGAGACGGCAGCCGACGGGACCAGAGACGCCGTAATGCTCGTGTTCACCGTGACGAACACGGGCGACGAGGCGGTCGACCTCCAGTTTTCGGACGCGTGCAAGGCCGAATTCGTCCTCGAGGACGACGAGGGGGCGGAGGTCTGGCGGTTCACCGAGGGGCGCATGTTCGCACAGGTGCTGAGTTCCGAAACGATCGCTCCCGGCGAGGAAGCGACCTACGAAGCGGAGTGGTCCGATCCCGTGCCGGGCGAGTACACCGCGGTCGCCGAGTTGCGAGCGCAGTCGGCGCGCTGTGAAGCGCGGACCTCGGTTTCCGTTCCGTCGTGACGCCACCGGCGCGAGCGGCGCGTCCTCGGTCTCCAGACCCGGCGACGCGGACCGGCAGCGAAGTCCCTATACCGTCTCCATCCTAAGCGCCGCCCATGCAAGCGCTGGTCATCGCGGCACACGGATCGCACCTGAATCCGGACGCCTCGGATCCGACCTACGCCCACGCGGACGCGATCCGCGAAACGGGCGCGTTCGACGAAGTCCGCGAGGCGTTCTGGAAGGAAGAACCGCACTTCCGCGAGGTGATCCGCACCCTCGAGTCCGACGAGGTGTTCGTCGTTCCCCTGTTCATCAGCGAGGGCTACTTCACCGAACAGGTCATCCCGCGAGAACTGCGCCTCGAAGACTGGGATCCCGAGCAGTGGGAGTCGGACGGGACCAGCGCGTCGCAGGCTACGCTCGAGGCGAGCGACGTGGGGAAGACGATCCACTACTGCGGGCCGGTCGGGACACACGACGCGATGACGGACGTGATCGTCCAGCGGGCGGAGACCGCGACGGACGATCCGAACGTCGGCGACG
The Natrinema salaciae genome window above contains:
- a CDS encoding BsuPI-related putative proteinase inhibitor; translated protein: MTLDGSLETAADGTRDAVMLVFTVTNTGDEAVDLQFSDACKAEFVLEDDEGAEVWRFTEGRMFAQVLSSETIAPGEEATYEAEWSDPVPGEYTAVAELRAQSARCEARTSVSVPS
- a CDS encoding alkaline phosphatase D family protein → MTERHTGGRDESTTNDRRTFLQAIGLVAASSGLVGTASADPGRDGIDGSNDGGDGGGLVPLTHGVAVGDVTATTATVWARADRDATVHVAYSHDQGFDGVGYDRTAVDVETDHTGHVRLEELESGTRYRYHVWATRAAETYRPLDDRDDGRGPRGEAERGDHSGDESIEALLPDAVESGTFVTAPAPDEEERVTFAWSGDTWGYGDDPVEPPFPGLQTIAQREPDFFLYHGDTIYADAQTPAGKITANTPLDEALEIYRDKYKEMRDPPEEIAERTNLQELLETTSVYTVWDDHEVINNFAGPIEPLMPEGRRAFREYWPLDRDDEAEPGESNRFYDSFRWGKHVELFVIDTRQYRDPNVELGTKTLLGREQLEWLKGALADSDATWKLLASPAPLGYPSDSWATPADRTGYEGELLELVEYVRTESVSNLVVVAGDVHKSVVGGYDPDDDGTFEFVEAIAGPLGAPAGEPDDLYPALNPTEFFAKGEYTNFGTVDVDESGETLTVGIYDERGTEQFTKTFHADEINAGDGPEPPSRIESTFDEDGDGWLISQNGGSNRPVYRATGGNPGGHVSDEENQGGVAWYYQAPFKFLGDREAFYGGTLSFDLRQARSDRQFDADPVEGGDVLLASGDTKLVYEFRGPESTPGESWTAFEVPLSADATWIDLTSRDPIATEATFRAVLAELDTLRIRGEYRAGDDTSYLDNVVLSR
- a CDS encoding DUF2797 domain-containing protein, with product MQLVGYEPSGRGAALLMSDGSGGVDRHPLESGDDLAYSLGERHCAGTIDDGEHVSCERSTAPYCDYHTNTWVCARCTGTCLKDEMDCYEAHAVYIAAFAPDTFKVGVTKHRRLETRLCEQGADRAAHVHTVSNGRIARELEAEIATRLVDRVRTGQKVAALAADVDADGWESVLAAFDVIDQFALDYGLDLEARPVRETIASGTVVGVKGRLLVLANGGTTYAVDMRDLVGHDLEAGPTDRDLQSSLGSFGSP
- a CDS encoding ABC transporter substrate-binding protein; translation: MLAATAGLTVSSSGCLRQVREIVLPNNVKQLSLSITTLPADADRESVRIARQLEENFKAVGIDVSRDIRSEIDFRRTVLYNHDFDIWIGRHPGGTDPDYLYEALYSRFTDESGWQNPFGFTNQNVDELLEAQRRAEGEERRKAVTEVLEAIASEQPLVPICVPEEHRMVNADRFDGWEDGHLATRHGYLGLDPDVDVESLGVAHTDARPTENLNPIATDYRGRGTITDLLYDSLGTQDGTGAIQPWLARSWEWDGDTADVRLRPDCEFHDGVPVTAEDVAFTYRFLQDVSLGNHEAPSPAPRYRGQIDAVEAVDIRRDDRLEITVDTNQTVGERAFLVPILPAHVWRERTNDVIGPGGPTIAQGTTQAIVADNMPPVGSGPFQFADATEGDRLELERHEMHFTRRTTDELPEPTIDECTFAIHPGSAGAARVVADGSADVTSLPLDTNVLGDIDESGSGQLRESTSWTFYVLGFNARKAPFNNYRFRRLIAQLIDKQWLTDEIFYGHARPVATPVTEEWVPESLEWDDHDPKTPFLGADGDVDVRAARSAFEDAGFRYDDRDRLRVRHEN
- a CDS encoding phosphatase PAP2 family protein — translated: MLAEVLIQLAIVIGILLPISIAVFIGRKRLVRTYAEWRSRLRKTAPIIAVLLVVLLINRVARQRAPRLSREVGLHLTSLFYNVEGEFILIFQSIASPELNAYFTSIYVYGYTFLLIFPVIAYFTLSDTRIFRRLLAAYALNYAIGLVLYIFIIAYGPRNLMPAEVAPTMLYDTNPQYQYLTREVNSNTNVFPSLHTSLSATVAAFATMTRSEFPKWFPVAVVLAASVAISTMYLGIHWGIDVTAGLVLAAACVVLSDHLIGRWSISELFEDHVHRIEDRLPWPKRDD